The region AGACAGGCCGTAAGGACGTTGGTAACCAGAGGGTCTGGGCACAGCTGGGAACCAGCAGTCTCTCTTGCCCCTTCCTGCACACAAGGGCACAGCGCCATTCCTGCACATGGGGGCCCTGGTTGCCGTCACTGCACTCTCCTGGATCGTGGCAGGACAGTTTGCCCGCGCAGAGCGATCCTGTAAGTATGACTGGGCAGGACCTACCCTCCGTGCGCTCCAAGTACCAAGGCCAGCTTGTCCTGCCCCCGCCTGGACATTACCTAGGTAGCCTGGGGATACGATGCGGCCCTTGCTGTCAGTGTGGGGAGTCCCGGCTCAGAGTGGCCTGCAGGTTCCACAGAGGTTGCAGCCTCGGCCTTGcatgtttcttcctctgtgtctCTACATGTGTGTGTGAGTTAGAGGCCAGGTTCACCTTCCTAGCAAGAATGGGGGATCCTCTTGGTGCAGGGTCCCCTCAAAGCATCTGGGTCCTGACaagtggagggaggagggatccAGCATGCCCTCCCAAGCTGCCCAGGGCTCATGGTTGGGCCCATGTCTGCAGCCTCCCAGATGGCCATTCTCAGTACCTTCTTCACCGTGGTGTTTGCCCTCTACCTGGCCCCTCTCACCATCTCCTCTCCCTGCATCATGGAGAAAAAGGACCTGGGTCCCAAACCTGCCCTCATCGGCCACCGCGGGGCCCCCATGGTGAGTGCCACTTGTGGGCCCTAAAgactggggtgaggggtgggtggAGCTGCCACTCCAGTGGGGAGACAGGCAAAAACCTATCTCCTTGTAGGGAGGAGCTTGCAGGGAAATGTATATAATACATGTAATGTAATAATAGCCACAATTTTTAGCCCTTTTTGGTGGTTGTGGTGTTGGGGGGTGGGCGTGGGAGGGGTTTAATGGAAAGGATTGGTGAAAAGGCTGGAGAGTTTCAATGGGATCAAGTCCTGAAGAGCCTGAAGGCATCTTGCTTGAAAGATTTCACTTTCATCCTGAGGGCCCTGGAAAGATGCAGGAGGGTTTTAGGCCAGGGCCAGATACTGCCAGGTTGTAGGTTAGGAAggcccaggagagagagagatgctgggtgtggggaggggagcagggcccGGGGGCTGGGACAAAGCAGCAGAAAAACCCTCCAGGCTGTGCAGGCAAGAGAGCTGGGTGCAGCTCTGAGCCCACTGCTAAAGGAAAACATTTGCACCGGGGTGAGATGGAGAGTGGAAGGAGTCAAAGTCAGCACCTGCTCCTTCTCTGCCACCCCTGTGACCCCGCAGTAGGCCCTCCCCTCGAGGGAGTATGCTCCAGAGCCAGGCGTCCAGACCCCCTGGCAGCTGTGGGAGTCAGGGCCTATTCTATCTTCTCTGTGcctagtttcctcatcttgtCCCCTGGGATGATGGGAGTGTCTGCACCGTATGGCCACAGGAAGCAAGAGTTAGCATGTGTGATGTGCCCAGGTATGAGCCTGGCTCACAGAAAGTAAGAGTTAAGCTTTACTGTTACCTCGGGCAAGCCCTCCTGCTTCTCTAGACTGGGTTTCCTGACCTACGGAAGCCTTGAACTTTGGTTCTCAACAGATGCAGTACCACTCATCACCACCAGGGGGCACTTGAGGGCTCTATGAGAGCTTTTTCTTGGTTTTGGCAGTAATTGGGAGTTCCATGGTATCGCTGAATTTCAGGGTAGTCTAGGGGGCCTCACGAAGTAAGCATTTAAAGGAGGCGTCACGTCGGACAGGGCTGCAAATCACCATTATTGTGCCCATTTCCTAGATAAGGCTCAGAGACCTGCGCCCCTGAGCTGGACGCTGGTGCCCTCCCATCACACCCCATGCTGCTCCCGGCACCTCTAGGAGGCAACCAGCTAGAAAGGGCATGGTTTTGGAGTCAGAGGATCTGGATTTGGGGTCCAGTTTTGCCACATGCTGCCCGTGTGTCTGGGGGGTTGCTGGTCCCCTCCAAGCCTCCCTGCTGCTGGCTTTTgtgaggataaattaggaggaaaGCCTTCCAGGAGGCAGGGCACCAGATTATAGCTGCTTTTCTTTCCATGACCCGTATTACCCACCCCCACCTGCTCTGGAGGCCACAGGACAAGAGGGTGGGGTGTGCTGAGGCAGGAAGCGGGGGCAAAGGGAAGGAGTGAGGTGGCCCCATGTGGATTGTTGTTTTAGCAGAAAGATTTCAAACATTCACAGAAGGGGAATGAATAGTATAatgaatccaataccaccttcaCCATTTATCAACATTTTGCCATTCTTGTTTCATCTATCGCCCTGCTTTGTCTTTCCCCCTGctttaacattttaaagcaaatcccaggtATTGTATCATTTTATCCATGCTGACTTCAGGATGTATCTTTAAtgcataaagactttaaaatcagAACCACACCACACTGCCACTATTACACCTAACCAAATTAATAACCATTCCTTAATACTATCTAATACTGAATCAGTGTTCAGCTTTACTTTGtctcaaaaatatctttttatagtTGAGTTGTGAAAAATCAGAATCCAAACAGGGTCCACGTGGTACAGCTGACTGGGATGTCTTCTAAGTATCTTTTAGTCTATAATaatctccctccctttttttccccatatgctgtttatttgttgaagaaactgagtcatttgtccTGTAGAATTTCTCCCATTGTGCATCTGGCTGATTGCATCCTGGTGGTGGTCCTTGAGGGGCTGGTGTGGGTGTCTGACACAAGTCCTCCCTGTGTCACTGTGAATGCATAAGTACCAGTGTCTACACCTGTATATGTCTGCCTGTGGGAGGTTTTGACTCTGGGTCCACACATCTGTGTGTGGTAAGCCCAAGTGCTCATCCCCGTCTTGGAGACGGTATCTGTGTGCCCTGGGCGGGGGTGTCCTTCCTATGTGGGTGGCCTGTGCGTGTGTGCATACTTTTATATTTGGTCAGACTGACTCCAAAGTTGGGCCTCTTAACCACAGTGGTCCACCACCATGAGTCTGTGACAACcacacccacacatgcacacttCTGACAATATAGCCCCATCTGCCTTTAGGCCTGAGGCAGTAGCAACCCTCTTTCTCAAGAAGGCCAGCACCTAACGCAGGGAGATCTGAGTTTAAAAAGCCTCCGGAAAAGAGATTTTGCCCCTCCCAAacacttcctccttcccccaagGGTCTTCATACCCCCTGCTACGCTCTTTGTGTCTACCCACAGTCTACCTTCTGCCACGTGGGAGCGGGTGTTGGTACCTCTCTGGTGGTCACTTGTGGGACGCCTGGCCACAGGGCATTTAGAGGTGATTGAGCAGGAACCCCACCAAGTCCACACCTGGATGCCTCTGTGGGGTCTCACCCAGCCCACTTGACGGGGAGACAAGGCAGCATATCCCCCAAGGCTGCTCTGCCCTgcagaaaggggaagaaaggaactcACATTTCAGAGACTGCTGACGTCTGTTACTTCATCTATGAGCTTGGTAATATTAGTCCATTTTATAGCTAAAGAAACCGAGGTCCAGAAGGTGAGGTGTGATGGCCCAGGTTGGTGACTGGGAAGGGGGATTGCTCTTTCTCAGCTTCAAAGCCCTTGCCATGCCAGGCCgcttcccagaggaggggagTGTGTTACGTGCTGGGGAACAGCATGGCCGGAGGAAGAGAAGATGGGAATGAGCATGTCTCGGTGAGAATGGGATGAGCCATGGGAGCCCTTTCCACCCATCCCTCACTGCCAGAAGTCTTCCCTGTCTTGCATCCCGCACTGCACATGGTCCTAGCCCAATCCTTGGTATGGTGCTGACCCCCAGTGGCAGCAAAGGGTATGACAGGATCATCAGaccaaacaactaggaagactCGAAACCCCAAATCCCCCAACTGGAAGGACACTCAGAGAACAGTGTACCTATACCGCCAAAgaccaaatggggaaactgaggcccatagGATAAAGAGATGCAccaaaggtcacaaagctagttaATGGCAGAGTCAGGACTAGAACTAGGATTTTCTGATGTATATGCTATAGAGTAACAGTTGTCATTTATTAAGTAAGCACTTACTGTATATCAGGCAACGTGCTAGGGGCTTTTAATCCTTAAAACAGTCTAGGAGATGGTCTTGTCATGCCtgtatagatgaagaaaccagtCACCCCACTGAAACTCTGCCATGCTATCTACCCTGTCCTCTCCCTTGGGGATCTCCACCTGGACTCAAGGTATAACCAGGAGGAAACTTGGCATTCAGCCCAGCCCAAGACTGCAGAGGCAGAAGACTGTAAAAAAGGCCTCCACCCCCCACATTTAGATACATCAACACTAACCatccctgcttctctctccccccgccccaccaaaAAAATCTATGAGGTAGGCAtgatttaacagatgaggaaacagcttCAGAGAAGCTGCGTGGATGCCCAGGGCTCCACAGCTACTGCTTAGAGGAGTGGGAATTAGAACCAGGTCTACCCCAGCCTCCCAATGTGGAAGATTTTCTGTGGGTTGGGGAGTGGCGCTTGAGCTAAAGCTTGGCTCTCCCTCACCACCACCTTCCTCCCCAGCTGGCCCCAGAGCACACGCTGATGTCCTTCAGGAAGGCCCTAGAGCAGAAGCTGTATGGACTCCAGGCTGACGTCACCATCAGGTAAGCGTGGGGCTTGGGAGGACAgcacctcttctcctcctccatgCAACCACACCCGGGTCTCTGCTGGAGACCTGTTTGGTCCCAGAGTCTTAGAGATGGGAGAGCAGAGGCTTGGACTGTCCACTGCAGGGCAGGCACCATGTTTATGCAAATAGATTTTGTGCCATACTCCAGGAtataaaacagaggaaaaaacagaCACTTGATTCAAGCAGGGTGGAGGTAGGGACCTGGAGTCCTGCCACAGATCCACTTAATGGAAAGACTAGATCTATATGGCTCAGCAAGATGGAGCGCAAACACTCTGATGAGTGAAATCAGCAAGGTGCAGAGCGATACGTTCACGGTgatgtcaattatatttttaaagaccaCATAAAAGTGATCTATACAATTTCTACATGTAGATATATAAGTATGTGTTTGTATAAAGGGCAAGAAGTGTCCATACTGATCTGATAACATCATGTCtgagaaggggaggggggcagggtacTGAACAGGGGTACCACAGTGTGAGGATACTGTTCCCATTGTAGACATTATAGAATTGTGTATTTATCAAAACTTTCTAGCAGATGGTAGAAAAATGCCTTGAGGAGGGGGAGCACAGGTGCCTTTTACTGTTTCATGCTAAGGCACCTTATGGGGCTACTGGCAGCCCCAGCAGTGGGGTAGACCAGGATGATGGCGAGGTGGAACTTGTCAAAGGGGCCTGCATTTGCACTCTTCTCATTATGGCATCACAGGGACTGGGCTCTAAGCCAAGTTCCACCACTTACTGGCTGGTAGGCCTTGAGTTTGATACTTCTgtctccagcctcagtttccccattatcAAATGAGATAGCCTCTACCTCCCAGGGTTGCTGAGAGAACACGTTCAGCCCTCCCTCCTCAGCAGTGCCCACCCCCATCTGACCCTCAGAGAGAGCCGAGAGATTTGCCTACCGCCCACTGACTTCCCTATGCAGATGGGGaacctgaggcccaaagaggtgcAGAGCGGGCCTGGGTCCCTAGGTGGGCTGGTGTAAGTGGGTGGGGAGGAGCGTGTGGGAGGAGCGGGTGAGGGACCTGGGTGGGCACTGACTCCGTGGCCCCACCCTCCCACAGCCTGGATGGCGTGCCCTTCCTCATGCACGATGCCACCCTGCGCCGCACCACCAACGTGGAGGAGGAATTGCCGGAGCTCGCCCGCAGGCCCGCCTCCATGCTCAACTGGACCCTGCTGCAGAGGCTCAATGCTGGCCAGTGGTTCCTGAAGGTCTGGCAGCACCTGTCCCAGTCCTAGGCATGGAAAGCATGGTCAGGGACTCCATGGAGAGGGCCAGGGGCAGCCCTCAGCTCAGGTGACCTTCACACGCCGAGCTTCCTTGACTCACAGCCAGGCTGGTTGGCGGCCTCCTTGGGCTCCTGCCACTGCAGCCCAGATATCATGGCTGTCACTACTTGTTCTGGTTCTGCCTCCCCTACCAGAAGAAGTTGATTTTGATTATAATAGTTAATAGTTAAAATCGGTAACACTGTAAAACTCTAGAGGAAGTTGGTTCGCTGGTCTGAAACACTACTGAGAGAAAAATGGACTGGCGTCTGAGATACGTTCCAATCAAATCATTCTTTTGGCAAGCAGACTGGGATAGAGAGGTTATGGTTGGGTTCTCCTAGAGGTCCCACAGGGCCCCAGCCTTCAATGTGCCTGACTTGCACACACCAGCCGACACTGGCAGCTCAGTCGTCTCCAAGTTCCATAGCCAGGAAGGCATGTGGAGGCTCCATAGGACTGGTGAGACAACCACGTGTGTCCCTGTCTCTGCCAGACGGACCCCTTCTGGACGGCCAGCTCCCTGTCACCGTCCGACCACAGGGAGGCCCAAAACCAGTCCATCTGCAGCCTAATGGAACTCTTGGAGCTGGCCAAGGGCAATGCCACGCTGCTGCTCAACCTGCGTGACCCGCCGCGGGAGCACCCCTACCGCGGCAGCTTCCTCAACGTCACGCTGGAGGCCCTGCTGCACTCGGGCTTCCCCCAGCACCAGGTGAGGCCCTGCAGCCCAGTCGCACCCAGCTCTGTCCCCAAGGCGCTGAGCtccgcccagccctgccccacccgCAGGGAGACCAGGCCTGCCTGGAGTCCCGCTCAAGCGGTAAACTCACTGTGTCCCCTCTCCAGACCTCAGGGTTCCACATTTGTGAAATGAGGGTAGCATGCCCCACGCCTCCCTGACAGGGTCATCATGGGGCCAAGAGGGAAACAAGAAAGTTGTTTAAAatgtacaaaggaaaaaaaataaaacgtacAAAGGGCAGGAGCAGGGCCAGATTCTTCGGAACATGGTACTTCCATGAAGTGTTACCTACATGATACCTGGGGATCAGAAAAATACAATACCAACTACGACAGCACACTAGACGCTGGTGGCCACATGCACAGTAGTTGACATTTGGGGCGTTATTGGTCTTGTCCTGACTAGGGTCTGGAGGGGAAACTTCCTGAGGTGTTGCCAAAGCAATTCCCAGCCTTGGCCGGAGGTGATTACTACCTGAAAGCTTTCACTGCGTGCCAGGTCCCGCCTCTTTTAACCCCTCCAGGTGCTCCACGAGGGATAGACAccctaaccccattttacagaagggaaaTCAGAGGCTGCTCCTCTCCCGCCTGCAGGTCCTGTGGCTGCCTGACAGGCAGAGGCCCTTCGTGCAGAAGGTGGCTCCCGGCTTCCAGCAGACATCGGGCTCGAAGGAGGCAGCTGCCAGCCTGCGGAGAGGCCACATCCAGCGGCTGAACCTGCGCTACACTCAGGTGTCCCGCCAGGAGCTCAGGTGCCCACCCCATCCTGCCAGGCTCACCCAGAGGACTGGACACAGAGGCTCAGGGTTCAAAGAGGAGAGGTTGAGAAcatcaggcagacctgggtttgtATGTGAGCTTGGCCCTCTGAGAGCGGAGTTTCCTTCCTCCAGGGACAGTTTTGAGGACGGCGTGAGGTTGTGAAGGGCCATGCTTTACAGGCTTCCCACACTGGCCAAAGGGCCGACCAGCCTCTGTCCCTGCCCCACAGGGACTATGCATCCTGGAACCTGAGCGTGAACCTCTACACGGTCAATGCCCCGTGGCTCTTCTCCCTGCTGTGGTGCGCGGGGGTCCCGTCTGTCACCTCTGACAACTCCCACACCTTATCCCAGGTGCCCTCCCCCCTCTGGATCATGGTGAGTTGGGGATTGTTGGGGGTCCAGAGAGCTGCCTATGGCTTCCAGGGCTGGGGGGCAGGCTCCACACCCGGGGTCTCTCTGGTGAGGTctcaggggtggggggagcaccTGAGGGGACAGGCTTGAGGCATGAAGAGGACTCTCCTGACCTCTGGGGCCTGCACCAAGGTCTGGGGGGTAGGAGGAACCTTGGCCTGAGCCACATGGGGAAAAGCACCAAAGGCTCTAGACAGATAAACAACTACttgggtttttggggggtttggagattattatattttgttttaaaggaaGGGAGGTCATTGGGAAAAGAGGGCAACGGGGCAAAAATAGGGAACATTAAAATCTGCTCAGAGATTACAGCCAATAAAACCAGTTTTCAGTTGGTTGACCGATTGAGCACCTGAAGACAGGCCTGCGTTCCAGTCCCAATTCCGCCAACCAGGGGGCTTGCGGAGCCCTTGACCTCCCTCCTGTGCTCCCACTGCCACTTCCCTGAGGTCATGAAAGGCAGATGGAGGGTCTCATTATGGCTAAGATGATGCTGTGTCAGTGAATCAGATCTAGGTTTTGGGTGGTTatctccatccacccacccattgtCTTTTAAAACCTCTGAAGGCTCAGCTCGGAATGAGATGAAATAACAGACTGGCAGCAGTAGCTATGAGCACAGTCTGATTTTCAGGCCACAGGAACTGACCAACAGCAAAAAGTGCCTCtggcccacccctgcccctcctccccagcttaCCTGAGGTCAAGGGGGTGCGAGGCCTGGCTGCTCTGCAGGCTTTGTCCTGCTGGGCCCCCCTCTGTGGTCCCCTGGAGGGCAAGCTCCCACGCTCCACACCCTACAATGACATGTACTCTTACATGCACACGGATGCCACATGCCTCTTCACATACCCACCTGCGTACCTGCTTGTCACGTCACACCCTCTCATTCATCTATTTGTCTTTCATATTTTGGTTCTTGCATGAAGCCCCTTTAAGCACATACATCCTCTAGGTTTAAAACACACCACCTCAACAGTGAACACTGCACAGATCTCTTTTatcctacacacatacacacacacacacacccccacccccaaaccccagGCCCACTCCTACAAAATATAACCTCAAGCCCCCAAGCCCCCTCCAG is a window of Eschrichtius robustus isolate mEscRob2 chromosome 11, mEscRob2.pri, whole genome shotgun sequence DNA encoding:
- the GDPD5 gene encoding glycerophosphodiester phosphodiesterase domain-containing protein 5 — its product is MVRHQPLQYYEPQLCLSCLTGIYGCRWKRYQRSHDDTTPWERLWFLLLTFTFGLTLTWLYFWWEVHNDYDEFNWYLYNRTGSWSDWSVPILMTTAAAFTYVAGLQVLALCHIAVGQQMNLHWLHKIGLVVILVATVVAMSAVAQLWEDEWEVLLISLQGTAPFLHMGALVAVTALSWIVAGQFARAERSSSQMAILSTFFTVVFALYLAPLTISSPCIMEKKDLGPKPALIGHRGAPMLAPEHTLMSFRKALEQKLYGLQADVTISLDGVPFLMHDATLRRTTNVEEELPELARRPASMLNWTLLQRLNAGQWFLKTDPFWTASSLSPSDHREAQNQSICSLMELLELAKGNATLLLNLRDPPREHPYRGSFLNVTLEALLHSGFPQHQVLWLPDRQRPFVQKVAPGFQQTSGSKEAAASLRRGHIQRLNLRYTQVSRQELRDYASWNLSVNLYTVNAPWLFSLLWCAGVPSVTSDNSHTLSQVPSPLWIMPPDEYCLMWVTADLISFILIVGIFVLQKWRLGGIRSYNPEQIMLSAAVHRTSRDVSIMKEKLIFSEISDGMEVSDELSVCSENSYDTYANSTTSPMGPQGSGSRATTLTDWSGR